The stretch of DNA GAATAAAAAGATCAGGAGATTCTTATTTTTCCTGATCTTTTTGTTTATTGGGTAATGGTAACATTTTTTTGTTCAAGTCACACAAATCAAAAATACCCCTAATATGAAGGGGCATTATTTTAACCGCAACGTTTCACCCAATTTTAAAACGGTTAATGCTTCTCTTGTTAGCTCTAGCCTATCCCATTCTTTATACATCCGTTCAAGTGCCTCTGGCCCAGTATCATCAGCTAGTCGGTAAGCCCCATAATGCATCGGTATAAACGTTTTTCCTTTCAATTCCAAAAATGCTTTGATCGCATCCTCTGGATTAATATGAGAGTCTTTCATAAACCACTCAGGTTCATACGCACCAATTGGCATTAAGACAATATCAAGATCAAATTTTTCACCAATCTCTTTAAATCCCCGGAAATATCCCGTATCACCTACAAAATAAATACGTTGGTCTAGCATTCTATCTACAAGTACCCAGCCACCCCAATGAGAGGTGTTTGTATCTGTTAAGCTTCTTTTTGTCCAATGTTGTGCCGGAACGAATATTATGTTCAATGAACCAAAACTAAATTCATCCCACCAGCTTGCCTCGGTTACATTTAGATATCCGCGTTCTGTAAAAGCTGACTTCAACCCAATCGGAACATAAAAAACTGGATTGCCTTTTAACTTCTTAATCGTGCCAAAATCAAGATGATCGTAATGACCATGCGAGATAAATACTACATCGATATTAGGCAACTCATCGATAGGAATACCAGGCTCTGTCATTCGTTTTTGAAATCCCATCCGTTGTGCCCAAACAGGATCGGTCAATATGTTGACACCATTCAACTGAATAAGAAAAGTCGAATGTCCAATCCAAGTGATTGAAGGCTCGGAACGATTTTCGTAAAGTCTCTTAATTTCCTTTGCATCATGTTGAGGAATTTGAACCGTTAAGTCCTTCTTTTTGGCTCGCCTTTCCTTTGACCAGCGAAGCATATCACCGAAACTCTTAGTAGTACTAACATTATCGTAATTTTCGTATCTTATTTTAGCCATGTATGTGATGGTCCCCCTCTTTAAGATTTGTTATACCACATAAATGGCCGAGGAGATACAAAAAAGCCTGACGGGCAATGAGATACAAAGTCACGGCCAGTCAGACTTATGCAGCTTTATTTGTTATTTTCATGAATTGCTCCTGGTTTGCATGGAAGATAGCGTATAAAATACACAAACTAATAGGTATCATTAAGATTAGATAGATGTAATTCGCACCAAAATTAGTAGCGATCCAACCAATTAGCGGAG from Cytobacillus dafuensis encodes:
- a CDS encoding MBL fold metallo-hydrolase, which translates into the protein MAKIRYENYDNVSTTKSFGDMLRWSKERRAKKKDLTVQIPQHDAKEIKRLYENRSEPSITWIGHSTFLIQLNGVNILTDPVWAQRMGFQKRMTEPGIPIDELPNIDVVFISHGHYDHLDFGTIKKLKGNPVFYVPIGLKSAFTERGYLNVTEASWWDEFSFGSLNIIFVPAQHWTKRSLTDTNTSHWGGWVLVDRMLDQRIYFVGDTGYFRGFKEIGEKFDLDIVLMPIGAYEPEWFMKDSHINPEDAIKAFLELKGKTFIPMHYGAYRLADDTGPEALERMYKEWDRLELTREALTVLKLGETLRLK